TCTATATTTAGATGTATCGCTTTGCGAGCATATTCGAATTCATCAAAGCCGGTAAGTATAATGATTTTAGTAGAAGGATAAGTCCGGCGTATTTGTTCGGAGAGCTGTAATCCATCCATGAATGGCATCCTAATATCAGTCACTACAACGTCGGGTGCCGACTTCTCTATCATTTCTAATGCTTCTCGACCATTCTCCGCCACATCAGACACTTGAAAACCATTAGCCTCCCAGTCAATCTCACGAAGTACTCCTTCGCGCACGTCCGCTTCATCATCTACCAGAATCAATTTATACATATACGATTTCCCTCTCCATTAGGAAATAATGCGTTTTCAATGGAAATATCATAACATACAAAAAGAAGAAGAGGGAGACGACTAGTTTATCGTTCTCCCTCTTCTTCTTCTTTGTACATTACGTGTAAACGATTATGTAGCTGCTCCCAGCTTCTGAGAGATTTGCGCTGCGGCTAATTTCACTGCTTCTATAGTAGATGGCAAATTTTCTTCATTAAGCCGATGCACAGGACCAGCAACCGATAAGCTTGCCGCTAATCGATGCTGAGTATCGAATATAGGTGCAGCAATAGCGAATGCATCTGTATCAACTTCCCCTAACGTGAGACAATGCCCGGCATTACGGATATCCTTTAATTGTTCTAGAAGGCCACGTTTCTTAGAGTCATCCTCTATCGATTCGAGCAGCTCTCCAATGATTTTATCAGATTCATAGGCAAGCAGAGTCTTCCCGGAAGCGCCGGAATGCAATGGCAGTACCCTGCCGTTCTCAATGGATAAGCGGATTAAGCGTCGGCTAGTGACATGCTCAATACAGATTGCTTTCGTTCCTGTGCGAATGAACAGCACGGTCGTTTCATTCGTCTGATTCGTTAGCTCCTCCATAATGGGACGAGCAATGGCAAGCAATTCCCTCTCAATCTGGGAGGACAAGCTGCGAGCCAAATCAAAAATCCGCAAGCCAAGGCCAATTTGACCTCTTCCTTTGCGTTCAACGAATCCATTCTTTATCAATGTCTGAATAAATCGGTAGGCCGTGCTATCAGGAATACAAACCTTCTCTGCGATTTCACTTACCGTTAGTGTACTGCGTGATTCCGCCAATACGAACAAAATATCGATAGCCTTGCCAAGTGTCTGGGTTCCGTTCACATTACACCTCAGGGAAACATTAATGAGCACGTATAACAAAGCTAGTATATCACACTGAGCGTTCCCCTCGCGCACGTGCCATAGCTATTTTTTCAATAATTAACAAAACCTGATTAACCCCAATAGCTAGTAAAGATACGAATATTGTACCCCACACAATCTTCGGCGTTGAATTCTGATACAATCCTTCAAACAAAACAACACCAAGACCGCCCGCATTAATCCATGCCGCGATTGTTGCAATGCCGATTACCGATACGGAGGCTACACGAAGCCCCCCCAAGATAATAGGAAGCGCAAGTGGAAGCTCTATTCGTCGAAACAATTCCCATCTATTAAAGCCGATTCCCCTACCCGCTTCAATGACCGAGGGATCAATAGCTTGAAAGCCGGATATGACACTCCGAACCAGAATCAATTGACTATACACCACAAGGGCGATGATCGCTGGCTTCATGCCTAATCCAACCAAAGGAATAAGCAAAGCGAACATCCCAAGGCTCGGTACAGCGTAAATAATTCCGAATACCGACATGATGGGTATAGAAATACGTCGGTGCCTAGATAGAAAATAGCCAATCGGCATTGCTATGACTAGTGCAATCGCAAGCGAGATGAAGGTGAGCACGAAATGTTCTTTCAGCAATCTGAACAAATCATCATAATGCCGATTCCAATATTCCATCATTTGCGCTTGCTCCTATCAGTCAAATTTAAGAATGTCCAATGTTAATTGGCCAATCGGCAAGCCTGCGGAATCCACAACGATAACCCGTCCAGAGCCTTGCCTTAACAATTGCTGCAACACTTCACGTAAGCTCTCTTTTTCGCTAACTCTTGGTTCATTTTCCTGAGGTGGCTCGGTCAAAGGAGTCATTTTCTCAGCTGCTCGAATTAATTGCAGGCGAAGGAACAAGTCTTCTGATCGGATGAGTTGGCTCACGAAAGCATTGGCTGGATTAGTCACCATCTCAAGCGGTGTATCAAATTGCTGGATTGTCCCTTCGTTCATAACAACGACACGGTCTCCAAGCTTGAGCGCCTCATCGACATCATGGGTGACGAATAGCACTGTTTTCCCTAACTGCCGCTGGATATCTTGAAAGTCCTCTTGGAGCTTCGTTCTTGTTATGGCATCTATAGCTCCGAAGGGCTCATCCATTAACAGGATTTCAGGATCTCCTGCCATCGCACGAGCAATACCTACCCTTTGCTGCTGCCCACCAGAAAGCTGTCTGGGGAAACGATTACGAAAGCTCGAGGGCAGATGAACCAAATCCATCAAATATTCTATTCGTTTATTCGTCTTCTCACGATCCCAGCCAAGTATATTCGGCACTGTTGCGATATTTTGTTCAATCGTCATATGAGGAAAAAGTCCGATTTGTTGAATAACGTATCCGATACTCCGTCGCAGCTCTGTTACGGGAAGTGATCGAACGTCTTTACCTAACACCGAAAGTGTTCCAGAAGTAGGCTCGATAATTCGATTAACCATTTTCAGCAACGTTGTCTTACCGCAGCCGGATGCTCCTAATATCGTGACGAAGGATCCCTTCTTAATGGCAAGGCTTGTTTCATTCACGGAAGGCTTTGAGGTTTTCGGAAAAAGCTTCGTAACCCGGTCAAAAACGATCGCATTTTCTATTGTCATTGTTAAACACTCCCCCTATAGCTCAGGAGGCTTCCCCGATTTCGGGGAAGCCGATGAAAGTGAAGCGGATATTATTTAATAAGGCCCTCTTGCTTAAGGAATGCTTTCGCAACATCTGCGTATTCCTTCTTGTTAATATCTACATCAGCATTCAGTGCTTGAACCTTGGCATTGTCCAGCTTAGCCGATACTGCATTCAACACTTTAGCGATGTCAGGGTCCTTATCCAATGTTGCACCACGGATGACTGGAGCTACGAAGTAAGGAGGCCAGAACTTCTTATCGTCCTCAAGCAGTACCAGGTCTGGGTTAGTCAAATCTCCGTCTGTTGTAAATCCAACGGTTACGTCTGCTTCGCCATCAAGAATGACGCGATATTTGATACCATAGTCAAACAGCTTAATGCTCTTAAAGTTCGATTTACCGTAAGCCGCATTCAAGCCCTTCAAGCCATCTTCGCGCTCTTCGAACTCAGGAACAGCAGCCATGTTAAGCTCAGGTGCGTTCTTTGGCAAATCCGAAATTTTGTAAAGATTATATTTTTCAGCTATTTTCTTTGTTGTAACAAGACCTTGTGAATCGTTCGCGTTCGTTGGCTCCAACCAAATGAGATTGAATTTCTCTTTGTAGCCTTTAGCTACTTCATCGTAAACCACTTTGGCATCCGATTTCGGCGCGGATTCAAGGACGTTGATCAAACCAGTACCCGTGTACTCGGGATACATGTCGATATCTCCCTTTTTCAAAGCTTCATGCGCGACCAATGTTCCGCCGAGGTTCAGCTTACGCTTAACCTTATAGCCTGCGTCCTCTAAAGCTAAGGAATACATCTCACCTAAAATAAGTGATTCTGTGAAGTTCTTCGAACCGATAGTCAAATTCGGCTTGCCAGATGACCCCTCTTTTGATCCACATGCGCTAAGTACTAGGGAAGTAAGCAAAATCATACTAACAATTGAAGTTAATTTTTTCATCTTCTCTCTAACTCCTCTCATATCCTCTGAAATTTGGTTGTTTTTCTTTCAATAAGCGCGAAGCCGATTTCGGACAAGATTGCCAGAGTCGCTACGGGTATAGCCCCTACAAGCAATAATGAAAAATTGTACATGCCCAGCCCATTAATGATAAAGGTCCCGAGCCCACCTCCTCCGATGAATGCTGCTAGAGTCGCACTAGATACTACCTCTACAACCGCTGTCTTTAATCCTGTAAGCATAAGTGGTGTAGCCAGTGGAAACTCGATCCTGCGAAGAATACGCCCCGGGCCCATCCCCATTCCTGAAGCCGATTCGAGAACAAAGGAGTCAATGCTCCTAAATCCTAAGTACGTATTCACAAGAATAGGTGGACAAGCCAGCAGAGTCAGTGCAACAAGAGCAGGCGCGAAGCCAGTACCCATGATGGGTAAAATAATGACCAGGATAGCTAAGCTAGGAATAACCCGCAAAGCGTTGAATGTTGCCATCACTGGACCTGATAACCACATCTTCTTGGCACAAATAATTCCTAGAGGGACGCAGATTGCCGTGGCAATCAGTAATGCGGACAAGCTGATCGTCATATGTACGCGAAGGGCCTCCCAGAAGCGGTCGGAATTTTCTTGCACATAATTATAGGCTCCAATCAGGACATCCAATCGACTACCCCCTCCTGAAAACTTAGTAATTATCATAATACGATAACAAATTACCACTATCAATTATATTAGTTCCTAATACCCACTAAGTCAATAGGAATTATGTAAATTATTTCAAAACTTTTTGAGCTACCCGAAGCATCGAATGAAGCAGAATATCCGCCCCGTCCGAACAATCCTCCAAGCTGCTCCACTCTTCCCGATGATGGCTAATACCGTCCTTAGACCGTACCAAAATTAATCCAATTTCCGTTAGGGAATGAATAGCTACCGCATCGTGTCCAGCCCCACATACCATAGGCATAGCTTTAATCCCAATTGAGCCACAAACTTCAGTAAGCATGCTTGTAAGCTGCTCGCTACATGTAACAGGTGTCGCTCCGTCCGTTTCAGATACCTCGACAGTCAGCCCTCTTCTAAAGGCTAGGGACTCCAACGTTGTCTCCATTTGCTGCCCCATTTCGGTTAAAGCCTGAATAGAGCTATGACGGTAATCTATCGTGAAGATAACTTCGTCAGGGATAACATTTACTGCCCCTGGACTTAGCTTAAGCGTACCTACGGTTGCAGTTCCTCCACTTCTAATAGCAAGCTTCTCAATAGCAATAACAGCTTCTGCTGCCGCTAAGAGGGCATCGCGGCGCAATGCCATAGGAGTTGTCCCCGCATGATCTGCATGTCCCTTGAATTTGACGAGCAGCCATCTATATCCGTATATAGCCGTGGCTAGTCCACATGGAAGATTCGCATCCTCCAGAACCCTTCCTTGCTCAATATGAAGCTCGAGATATGCCCTGATGCTTCCAGCAGGCCGTGCAGCTCGTTCAGCCAGAGAGGGGTCAATATCAGCCTGAATCATTGCCTCATTTAGTGATATTCCATCCTTATCCTTCGCTTTAAGCCATTCGGGACTCCATTCACCAGCCATTGCGCGGCTTCCTAAATAACCAATGCCGAATCGTACGCCTTCCTCATCCGTAAAGCAAATAACCTCAAGAGGGCAGTGATGCTTTACCCCTAGCTCTTTAACGGTACGGAGAACCTCAATTCCCGCAAGTACACCAAGAGCCCCATCAAATTTTCCCGCCTCGGTAACTGTATCGATATGCGAGCCCGTAATAACTGCAGGTGCGTCTATGCAGTCCCCTTCAAGCCGCCCGATAAGATTACCAGCTTCGTCTTGACGCACGGAGAGACCAGCTTCCAGCATAAGGGCATGGACATGCGACCTCGCTAACAGGTCTTGAGCATCTAGTGACAAGCGATTAATTCCACCGGTAGGGCTTCGACCTATTAAGCCGAGCTCTGACAGCGTATGCCAAAGCCGCTCTCTATTAATCCTCGCCTCCACCTGCTTCATTCTCCCTTCTCGCTCAATCCAGCAAATGCATCAAATGCATAGGTAGCCCTCGTAAGAGCCTCCACTCCCGCTGCTATATGCGTTAGCTCCGTCCATTCTTCTGGACAATGACTTCTACCCTTAACACTTGGAACGAATAGCATTCCAATCGGTGCAATAGAGGCAAGTTGGTTAGCATCATGTCCTGCACCGCTTGGCAGCTCTATAACTGGAGCAACCTCTGAGCAAGCATCCAGCAATAATCGCTTCACATCATCAGACACTTGAATGGCATCTGACTGAGATAGTCTTTCTAAGCGGACAGTGAGCCCTCTTTCAGAAGCAATTCGTTGAGCTTCTGCTTCAAATGCTTGATAGATGGCTTGTGATACTTCTGTATCTAGGGAGCGAATCTCAAGATCAAAATCGACATGCCCAGGGATAACATTAGAAGCGTTGGGATTATTACGAAGCCTTCCTATTGTACCCACTGCTTCGGTATCATATTTCATTCGGCATTGTCGTTCGAATGCTAGCCCCATTTCGCAAAAGCCGGCAAGAGCATCGTATCGCATATCCATAGGTGTAGTACCTGCGTGGTTGGGCTGTCCAGTTATCGTTACCCGATGGCGGTGTATTCCGACGATTCCCGTCACCACGCCTAACGTCGCTCCAACTTGCTCTAGTACAGGTCCTTGTTCGATATGAATTTCTAAGTACAGCGCTACATCCCCAGCTAATCTAGAGGAATGCTTCAACTGCTCCGGTCTTCCACCAAGAGAGCTTATCGCTTCTCTTAATGTTCTGCCATCAGGGTCAGTTCTCTCTAGCATTTCCTCGGATAAGCAACCGACCATTCCCCGACTACCAATCGTTGAAATTCCGAATTCACTCGGTTCTTCCGCCGTAAAATCGACCACTTCGAGCGTATGATGCAGTCGAATATCTGATTCCTTAAGCATCCGAACAACCTCAATGCCTCCAAGCACCCCAATTATTCCATCGAACCTGCCCCCACCGTTTACCGTATCGGTATGTGAGCCAATCATAATGGAAGGAAGCTTTGGATCCGTGCCGATTAAAGTGCCAATTAAATTGGAAGCTTCATCTATTCGTACCGTTAGCCCAGCTTCTCGCATCCGTTCCTCTAGCCAGCTTCGCCCTTGATCATACTTAGCGGTGAACGAGCGTCTTGTCCAGCCATCCTTGGTGTCGTCAACGATTCGGGATAGGGCTTCTATGTCTGTACTCAGCCGATTGGAGTCCGGTTTGCCGAGCTGCTTCCCCTTACTCATCCTTTGTCCCCCCCTGTTCACACTTCGTTACTGGTTGTGTATCGCGGGAATAAAATGACCGTATCCTGCCTCCGCGAAAGTATCTGTGTCCCCGTCATAAACTAATTTCCCTCTAACGTAAGTCTGCATAACTCGGCCGCGAAGACCCATGCCTTCATAAGGGCTCCAGCCTGCGCTCGAGTGCAATTTTCGTTCATCCAGCACCCCAGAAGCTGCAGGATCTAGGACAACGAAATCTGCATCATAGCCAACAGCCAGCTTGCCTTTCCGATGACCTAAGCCGAAGGTAGCCGCTGGATTCTCACAAAGAAGCCTCACCAAATCTGAGATTGAAAGACGTCCTTTAGCAACCCCTTCACTGTAAAGAACGAGTAATAATTGCTCTACACCCGGTGCTCCTGATGCATTGGCAAAAATATCAGCATCGTTAGACTTCCTATCCAGCAGCCAAGGAGC
This portion of the Cohnella abietis genome encodes:
- a CDS encoding ABC transporter permease yields the protein MDVLIGAYNYVQENSDRFWEALRVHMTISLSALLIATAICVPLGIICAKKMWLSGPVMATFNALRVIPSLAILVIILPIMGTGFAPALVALTLLACPPILVNTYLGFRSIDSFVLESASGMGMGPGRILRRIEFPLATPLMLTGLKTAVVEVVSSATLAAFIGGGGLGTFIINGLGMYNFSLLLVGAIPVATLAILSEIGFALIERKTTKFQRI
- a CDS encoding ABC transporter permease; amino-acid sequence: MMEYWNRHYDDLFRLLKEHFVLTFISLAIALVIAMPIGYFLSRHRRISIPIMSVFGIIYAVPSLGMFALLIPLVGLGMKPAIIALVVYSQLILVRSVISGFQAIDPSVIEAGRGIGFNRWELFRRIELPLALPIILGGLRVASVSVIGIATIAAWINAGGLGVVLFEGLYQNSTPKIVWGTIFVSLLAIGVNQVLLIIEKIAMARARGERSV
- a CDS encoding Zn-dependent hydrolase, whose amino-acid sequence is MSKGKQLGKPDSNRLSTDIEALSRIVDDTKDGWTRRSFTAKYDQGRSWLEERMREAGLTVRIDEASNLIGTLIGTDPKLPSIMIGSHTDTVNGGGRFDGIIGVLGGIEVVRMLKESDIRLHHTLEVVDFTAEEPSEFGISTIGSRGMVGCLSEEMLERTDPDGRTLREAISSLGGRPEQLKHSSRLAGDVALYLEIHIEQGPVLEQVGATLGVVTGIVGIHRHRVTITGQPNHAGTTPMDMRYDALAGFCEMGLAFERQCRMKYDTEAVGTIGRLRNNPNASNVIPGHVDFDLEIRSLDTEVSQAIYQAFEAEAQRIASERGLTVRLERLSQSDAIQVSDDVKRLLLDACSEVAPVIELPSGAGHDANQLASIAPIGMLFVPSVKGRSHCPEEWTELTHIAAGVEALTRATYAFDAFAGLSEKGE
- a CDS encoding Zn-dependent hydrolase, which produces MKQVEARINRERLWHTLSELGLIGRSPTGGINRLSLDAQDLLARSHVHALMLEAGLSVRQDEAGNLIGRLEGDCIDAPAVITGSHIDTVTEAGKFDGALGVLAGIEVLRTVKELGVKHHCPLEVICFTDEEGVRFGIGYLGSRAMAGEWSPEWLKAKDKDGISLNEAMIQADIDPSLAERAARPAGSIRAYLELHIEQGRVLEDANLPCGLATAIYGYRWLLVKFKGHADHAGTTPMALRRDALLAAAEAVIAIEKLAIRSGGTATVGTLKLSPGAVNVIPDEVIFTIDYRHSSIQALTEMGQQMETTLESLAFRRGLTVEVSETDGATPVTCSEQLTSMLTEVCGSIGIKAMPMVCGAGHDAVAIHSLTEIGLILVRSKDGISHHREEWSSLEDCSDGADILLHSMLRVAQKVLK
- a CDS encoding IclR family transcriptional regulator, which translates into the protein MNGTQTLGKAIDILFVLAESRSTLTVSEIAEKVCIPDSTAYRFIQTLIKNGFVERKGRGQIGLGLRIFDLARSLSSQIERELLAIARPIMEELTNQTNETTVLFIRTGTKAICIEHVTSRRLIRLSIENGRVLPLHSGASGKTLLAYESDKIIGELLESIEDDSKKRGLLEQLKDIRNAGHCLTLGEVDTDAFAIAAPIFDTQHRLAASLSVAGPVHRLNEENLPSTIEAVKLAAAQISQKLGAAT
- a CDS encoding ABC transporter ATP-binding protein, which produces MTIENAIVFDRVTKLFPKTSKPSVNETSLAIKKGSFVTILGASGCGKTTLLKMVNRIIEPTSGTLSVLGKDVRSLPVTELRRSIGYVIQQIGLFPHMTIEQNIATVPNILGWDREKTNKRIEYLMDLVHLPSSFRNRFPRQLSGGQQQRVGIARAMAGDPEILLMDEPFGAIDAITRTKLQEDFQDIQRQLGKTVLFVTHDVDEALKLGDRVVVMNEGTIQQFDTPLEMVTNPANAFVSQLIRSEDLFLRLQLIRAAEKMTPLTEPPQENEPRVSEKESLREVLQQLLRQGSGRVIVVDSAGLPIGQLTLDILKFD
- a CDS encoding ABC transporter substrate-binding protein, producing the protein MKKLTSIVSMILLTSLVLSACGSKEGSSGKPNLTIGSKNFTESLILGEMYSLALEDAGYKVKRKLNLGGTLVAHEALKKGDIDMYPEYTGTGLINVLESAPKSDAKVVYDEVAKGYKEKFNLIWLEPTNANDSQGLVTTKKIAEKYNLYKISDLPKNAPELNMAAVPEFEEREDGLKGLNAAYGKSNFKSIKLFDYGIKYRVILDGEADVTVGFTTDGDLTNPDLVLLEDDKKFWPPYFVAPVIRGATLDKDPDIAKVLNAVSAKLDNAKVQALNADVDINKKEYADVAKAFLKQEGLIK